One Citrus sinensis cultivar Valencia sweet orange chromosome 5, DVS_A1.0, whole genome shotgun sequence genomic window, GCCCTGATCATTAGTAAGATCCAATACGTGATTCTAAGTTCCAACGCAATCTACAACAACAAACACcaaagcaaaaaattaaaacttccaTCAGTCAAATTTTTTAGCCTTTCTCCTTTTCttgataagattttttttaaaaaaaaaatttattactattattacttttttggTGGTGAGGAGTTTTCAAATTGAACATTAGCCATCCCATTTCACCTATGGATGTGGACTACAGGAAGTTGATCCTATCTCCTAATGAAGAAAAGCCTTCCCAACAGCGAAAATGAAGCTCATTGGCAGGTATAAACACTTAAGTCAACAACATAAGAGGTTCAAGCCCCAttgttaaaatcaatttatgtcTATCAAGTGATGGAGAAATCTACAGATGATATCCCTCGATTAGGTGACAGACGAGCTCTATCATCATAATGAGCAGAATCAAGTAACTATCACCATGAGTCAAGAAACAAAGTTTAGGTGACTTCAGGTCATGCCAACAGCATAGCATCCTGCAGACGGATCCCATTATCACtaagattttcttcaactGGCTAAAAATTATGGCTTTGCTGATTTGAGCAGATGGAAGCAGGCAAATAATGACAGTTGGCCGACAatcgaaagaaaaaattagcgTTAACCATTTGAATTTTCATGCATCATCAACAGGCTATCTCAGAAGCAGAAATCGGAAGCACCAATTGTTCTTTAGAACTACATAAAAgatctctctatatatattatcTGCTAGTTATTTACCCCATTCTTTGCCTCCACAGGATGCTCATCATCTATGTGGCAGCACAAGCCaacaatatcaaaatactcCGAGCAGAATGGGCATGGAAATTCCTCCCTTAGATCATCATCTCCATCAATTTCTTCAAACCCCATGAACATCTCTGCAGTCacataaaatcatttcaatAAGCAAAAGGAAGGTTAAAAAGCTTCCTCATTCTTCAGAGAGCCTTAAGCaccattaattattaagatgTGAGGAAAGGAAACCAAATATCTTATATAAACATTCTCCATTGGTACAAGTACATTAATCCAGTTCTACAAGGCTCTAAATATTAACATTAAGAAACATACAACTCAAAACTTTGGACATTTCACACACAACACAAAAGGAAGCTACAAGcaaaattcttttaagaaaaaaatgataaaatagaCGAAATTCTAATCTCTGAACTACAAGCTCGATATTCATTATTGAAATCTAAACTTTCCATTTAAATTGTTGCTATAACCTCAGTTGAGTTCAAGCTTTTGACATCTAAACTCTGAGTAACAAGTCAAGCTCAAATTTTCGAATTCTTTCCTTTCCCTTCATTTTTCAGAAAACAAACAGAATCTTTACATACAGATACCACACTTTAATCAACtaggatataaaaataaacagaaaaccaaaaacacagaatcaaatataataacCATTAGTTGTAAACAAATAGATTCACaaataaccaaataaaaattaaactctcATAGTTTTCAACATCAAGTTCACATATCTTCCattgttttcttaaaaatccCACAAAGGAAAagtaacccaaaaaaaaaaaaaatgaataagcTTACCAGATCGTGATTGCAGAGCCGATTGGTATCTCTTTGAAGCTGATGAGAGACGGGCACTCCATGAATCAGCATCCATATTTATGTATAAGAAGCTCCTTTTTAAGCTTGGACAAAAAATGGGAACAATTTTTAAGGGGTTTTCAAAGCTTTGATCTTGAATTCAAATACAAGTTCCAATCTTGATCAAAACCCAGAAATTTATTCGATggagagagagatagagagagaaaatcaaTGACGGGCGGGTCGGTTTGGGATTtgcaagagaaagaagaaatgtTATCTGGTGTTGTGCTGGTATTTTTATACTATTCATTgatttttgcctttttttttcagataacagaattttaggttatttaatatatttataattttttttcctcagaCATACAtgggatttttttaattctttaaaactatttttatccACGAATCTGTCAATTTCTAcaattcttattatataaattacgAATTATCAATTGCagtaaaatatacaaaaaaaaagtttgataatattctttaaaaaagttctttcaaaacaaaaaataagacTAGTTCTTAAAAACTActtgttgatgcgagattccagttctcctcgttctatgACCAGGATCTCTACTCGATCAACTTCATCACGACCCGGGGGTCTCCTCTcaaggcttcttctccagaggttcctgcgcacacagacaagtcagagtacgccggtggttctcccggcgcaaaccctccgacactcaagtcagatatgaaggttcggggaacgcttgccacaaatcttatggctgttaggttgttttctctcctttagaatcaaaattgctaacccttttaccttcgttggctacctttttataggcttccccTGAATCCCAGTCTTCCGCTTTTTTCGAGACGGCATGGGACTctgactgctgcgttatgggcaaacgcgggatcttgcgtgttacgccacagttctggggaaagcgtggctgtcgtggttctctgagatcttgcgtgttacgtcacggttctggggaaagcgtggctgtcgtggttctgcgacatcttgcgtgttacgccacggtcctggggaaagcgtggccgTCGTGCCTAGATTCGCGGGCTGGGGAGCCTGttttgccaactgccgtcgaccgggtctcctcgcctctcgacctcgagccggaatggccttatgcctcttacaggaaattggcctcgcggatgacgtgctcgtggaTGAGCAGGATATTTCCGCTCCTGTTCCCCCGCGCACAAGGCTTTTACGGGACAtaccggttcgcagaactctgccatcagatatctgctcaccatgcctggtctcgtcgacgtatttctcccaaacactactctataatttttttaatctcattatttttctcaatattttaagaaattattcgaaacatttaattgatatttatttatttcacacCTTGTCTTTTTGAAAGCATTTATTTGACAACTATAATAAGTTGAATTTCTATTCCCAACATAAATGCGTATTGTCTAGCTATTACAAACCGGGCGAAGCCCCAACATGAATCCGACCCGATTCAATCCAACCATGCCCCGGtaaacaaacatgaaacaacATAAAAGAGCTCTACTCTTCCagcacaataataattaatttcccATTTTGGGGCTTTTAAttcaccaaaaaaatatataatttttttcactaacCGTTCTTCGTGTGAACTGCAAAAGCAACTTCGACGGCACGTGACTTCCTCCCGCCGGTCGCGCGACCGGAGAAGAAAGAAGACTTCTTctatcttcttcatcttctgaTTCAGATCTAAAACGACATCGAATTTGGAACCGAAATTcgaattaatttgtttagtcTTTTGAGAAAATGGCGACGAGAAATCGGACCTTGATATATAAAAGGTATAGAGATGCCTTGAAGACGGTTCGGGTTCCGACGAGCACGTCGCCGCTGCAATCTTCGGGGAAAAGTTCCGGCGGCGGACCGGTGATCGAGCTCGTCAACTCCTCGCTGTTGAATCCAAATCGAAATTATGCTCCTCTTAGTACCGAGGATCCCGGCAATTCAAGGTAGTATTTTAgtgatcaattttttttttcatttatttttaatttagctgAATCAGTGAATATGTagttttatctttgaattttttgtatATTGAACTAAAATGTAATGTTAGTGGAATTAGATTGATTCTGCTCGTTCCTTATTCTAGGTGGCTCATAAAATTGAGGCGATTCATGTTATTTGATCTTTAGTgcatttgaatgaaaatttgaaattataaaatgaataatgtatctagataagaaagaataagaaaacaaagttTAATAACACAAGCTGAATAGGGATTTGGAGTATGTAAGGTTTGCTTGCTTTTGCAGCAATAATAAGACTGAATTGGTTATCTCTGTggattattttcttaataaaaacaaaatatttgggGATTGATTACTTCTTGATTAGTCGATGCGTGACTTAACTTTTAAGTTGAAGCTTTGGTTTTGAGTTCCTAAGGTCTTATACTTGCCTCTAAAAAACCATTAATCTGTTTGTATTAAACTGGCTTTAATTTGGAGAAGAGTGATTTAGTCTTAGTGGTAGGGTGAAGTTGCTGGCATTTGCTTCGTTGAGTTGGGGAGGTTGTGAGTCTGTTGGCGGATTCTTTTAAGGCCAGAGGTAGAAAATTTTTGCGTCCCAGATGCGAAATACTTGGAAATAGATGTATTTGGTCTTGTAAAATGAATAATGGGAATAGAGACTAGTAGCTATTGCGGTCTCTCCTGAATATGGCACATGAGTTGGGGAAAGCTCAATTTGAGCATTTATTGAGGTGATGAGAAAGGTCTTGAGGACTGGAGATATACTCTGTACCATCTAACCTGTAGGAACCCTCACATTTTGGAAGGCATTTAATGGCTATTAGCATACTTGAAGAAGTTATTCCAAACAAGAGAACATTTGTGAGTGGGTTGAGATGTGGATGACtgtgtattttctttttctaactCTTGACTAGTTCATCTATTACTTTACTTCAATTGAAATGCATTTTGCTGTAAAGTTCTTTATTTGGGGAAATGAAACGGATGCAAATGTTTCCTGCTGCAGTAGGGGTGCAGTTACAGTGGGTCTTCCACCAGCTTGGGTGGATGTGTCTGAAGAAATAGCAACCAATGTGCAACGTGCTCGGACGAAAATGGCCGAGTTAGCCAGGGCTCATGCAAAGGCTTTAATGCCATCATTTGGAGATGGTAAAGAAGATCAACATGCTATTGAATCTCTTACCCAAGAAATAACAAACATTTTGAAGAGATCAGAGAAGAGATTGCAACAACTTTCTGCAGCTGGGCCTTCTGAAGATTCAAATGTCAGAAAAAATGTGCAGGTATGACTTTATGTTCTCTGAATTTCCCTTAGGCAGTGTCTTATTTGTCACTGCTTGTGCAGTCATGGTGATGCTGTTTCAGCATTTTTCATCCACCCCTGCTCCCATGTCAGGAAAGGCATTAGAAATTACTTTTTGTGGAATCTCAAATGGTAGCCCATTCTGCTGAACTATGCTTATGCGTAcatttttgctcttttttttttttttggcagcGGTCCCTTGCCACTGACCTACAGAACCTGTCTATGGAGCTTCGTAAAAAACAGTCAACTTACTTGAAACGCCTCAGGCAGCAGAAAGAGGTGCATGAAGAATTTCCCTGTAGAATCTATTGAACCACTAGcactttacattttttttaaatttattatacagACAGATTTATTTATTGCTGTGATTTTGTATATGGACCATCACAATTTTCTGACATAGTATTAGTGGTATAACTGCTGTACTGTTGGGCTAGTGGCTTACTGTTCTTTACATGGTTACAGTACTCAAAGGATATTGATTTTCTGtgtttcttcatttctatTAGTTCATTACAACTCATCTCTTATAGACATTCAACTCTTTTTAGGTTATGAAATATTTGTTTCGTTGATTTGCCTGATGCAGGGTCAAGATGGAGTTGATCTGGAGATGAATCTAAATGGAGGTAGATCTAGAATGGAAGATGATGATTTGGATGACATGGTATGCGGATGTTTAACCTTTTCCTTCATAGAACTGTTGTTAGATTTAGTGAACACTTTCTAACATTAGCttacattaaattatataacacAGAGTTCTTGTGCTGTACAAGGATCTTGTGGTTGAATGAATTTATCTATTGAGAATTTGAGCTCTAATTTGCATTTTAACAACTGTTCCATCTTccttttttaagatattgaCTTTTGATAATTGTGTGTTTCACAATTTTTCACCTCAACTGAATGCttataatcaacaaaaatttagGTGTTCAATGAGCATCAGATGGCGAAGCTGAAAAAGAGTGAGGCATTTACagtagaaagagaaagagagattcaaCAGGCAAGTGGAAGCTCttttctttccctttcttCATAGTCTCTGTTGTTGTTTCTTAAAAGCAGCTGCTATATGTTttcttattgttgttatttttggtAGGTTGTGGAATCAGTAAATGAGCTTGCGCAAATTATGAAGGATCTCTCAGTACTTGTAATAGACCAGGTTAGAAACTGTCCATCCTCTAATAAGTCAACTGGCTTTTTTTATATTCCAGtcactaatttaatgtatctCCGAACAGGGCACTATTGTTGATCGTATAGATTACAACATTCAAAATGTAGCGACAACAGTTGATGAAGGCCTCAAACAACTGCAGAAGGTACTTGTTCTGTTCTCCAAACGTTTCTTGCTCTCTCTTGCTTTCTTTATCTGTTTCTCTGACTCCTACAGTTCGATGCTGGGATTGCAGGCGGAGAGAACACAAAAGAAAGGGGGGATGGTAATGTGTGCTACAGTACTTGTTATTATGTGCTTTGTCATGTTAGTCCTCCTAATCCTGAAGGAGATAATCTTTTGATCCCCAAACCTAATTGTTTGTACGAACCATTCACATATCACATGTTGTTGCTGACTCTACCCGCTGGCAACCCTTTTGCGCTGTGGGATTATGGCGTGGCTGGCTATGCCTTGCTGGAAGAAAGCGGGAGTTTTGAATTGCCTCTTTTACAGATACGAGATGATGGGGCACTTTTTGTTTCCttgtattttcctttttcattctttttttggggttgAGGGATGGAGTTAATAGGGGAAATTGTATAGTGCTGATATTGTATTTGTGTTAATTTCATGTCATCTATTCTTAggatgaatgaatgaatgcacGGGACTTGGGGGGTGGCACTGCTCCTTTTTTACGAGAAAATGAGgcatttgatttatttgtaacaattttttcgtgtaataaaattaaaagaatctAATTGTCA contains:
- the LOC102612546 gene encoding syntaxin-43 isoform X2: MATRNRTLIYKRYRDALKTVRVPTSTSPLQSSGKSSGGGPVIELVNSSLLNPNRNYAPLSTEDPGNSRGAVTVGLPPAWVDVSEEIATNVQRARTKMAELARAHAKALMPSFGDGKEDQHAIESLTQEITNILKRSEKRLQQLSAAGPSEDSNVRKNVQRSLATDLQNLSMELRKKQSTYLKRLRQQKEGQDGVDLEMNLNGGRSRMEDDDLDDMVFNEHQMAKLKKSEAFTVEREREIQQVVESVNELAQIMKDLSVLVIDQGTIVDRIDYNIQNVATTVDEGLKQLQKAERTQKKGGMVMCATVLVIMCFVMLVLLILKEIIF
- the LOC102612546 gene encoding syntaxin-43 isoform X1: MATRNRTLIYKRYRDALKTVRVPTSTSPLQSSGKSSGGGPVIELVNSSLLNPNRNYAPLSTEDPGNSSRGAVTVGLPPAWVDVSEEIATNVQRARTKMAELARAHAKALMPSFGDGKEDQHAIESLTQEITNILKRSEKRLQQLSAAGPSEDSNVRKNVQRSLATDLQNLSMELRKKQSTYLKRLRQQKEGQDGVDLEMNLNGGRSRMEDDDLDDMVFNEHQMAKLKKSEAFTVEREREIQQVVESVNELAQIMKDLSVLVIDQGTIVDRIDYNIQNVATTVDEGLKQLQKAERTQKKGGMVMCATVLVIMCFVMLVLLILKEIIF